The Lentzea guizhouensis genome contains a region encoding:
- a CDS encoding ACT domain-containing protein, whose amino-acid sequence MSFLIRVQLPDRPGTLGAVATALGEIGADILSVDVVERGSGLAIDDLVVELPSGRLPDTLITAAESVDGVEVDAVRPYAGILDTHRELELVEEIAEEPHKGLEVFTEGVPKIIRAGWAVVVGPEGAGINRLTSSSAAPETRMANVPWFPLERATVLDGEEEWVPETWRELGTELAATPLGKPDRVLVVGRPGGPMFRAAEVARLAHLAGIVAVVLPD is encoded by the coding sequence TTGTCGTTCCTGATCCGGGTCCAGCTCCCGGACCGTCCCGGCACCCTCGGCGCGGTCGCAACGGCACTGGGAGAGATCGGGGCGGACATACTCAGCGTGGACGTCGTGGAACGCGGTTCCGGCCTGGCGATCGACGACCTCGTGGTGGAGCTGCCGTCCGGCCGCCTGCCGGACACGCTGATCACCGCGGCCGAGTCCGTCGACGGCGTCGAGGTCGACGCCGTGCGCCCGTACGCGGGCATCCTGGACACCCACCGCGAGCTGGAGCTCGTCGAGGAGATCGCCGAGGAGCCGCACAAGGGCCTCGAGGTCTTCACCGAGGGCGTCCCGAAGATCATCCGGGCCGGCTGGGCCGTCGTGGTCGGTCCCGAGGGCGCCGGCATCAACCGGCTGACCTCGTCGTCGGCCGCGCCGGAGACGCGGATGGCGAACGTGCCGTGGTTCCCGCTGGAGCGCGCGACCGTGCTCGACGGCGAGGAGGAGTGGGTGCCGGAGACCTGGCGCGAGCTGGGCACCGAGCTGGCCGCCACGCCGCTGGGCAAGCCCGACCGGGTGCTGGTCGTCGGCCGCCCCGGTGGCCCCATGTTCCGCGCGGCCGAGGTGGCGAGGCTCGCGCACCTGGCGGGCATCGTGGCCGTGGTGCTGCCGGACTGA
- the gatA gene encoding Asp-tRNA(Asn)/Glu-tRNA(Gln) amidotransferase subunit GatA: MTNDLIHAGAAELAAKIHSGEVTSVEVTQAHLDRIAETDGKVNAFLHVDTEGALAQARRVDADVKAGKTVSPLAGVPLALKDVMTTEGIPTTVGSKILEGWLPPYDATVTRKLKEAGVVILGKTNMDEFAMGSSTENSAYGPTHNPWDLDRIPGGSGGGSSASLAAFQAPLAIGTDTGGSIRQPGAVTGTVGVKPTYGGVSRYGLVAFSSSLDQAGPCARTVLDAALLHEVIAGYDEMDSTSINAPVPPVVAAAREGLSGDLSGLRVGVVTQFSGEGYQQGVLRSFEAAVSQLKELGAEIADVSCPSFDHALPAYYLIAPSECSSNLARFDAMRYGLRVGDDGTRSTEEVMSLTREAGFGPEVKRRIMIGTYALSSGYYDAYYGSAQKVRTLITQDFAKAFEKFDVLISPTTPTTAFKIGERANDPMAMYKADLCTIPANLAGTPAMSVPSGLSDEDGLPVGLQIMAPALQDHRMYRVAAAYELARGAFGGPSL; this comes from the coding sequence ATGACCAACGACCTGATCCACGCAGGAGCGGCCGAGCTGGCCGCGAAGATCCACAGCGGTGAGGTCACGTCGGTCGAGGTCACGCAGGCCCACCTCGACCGCATCGCCGAGACCGACGGGAAGGTCAACGCCTTCCTGCACGTCGACACCGAGGGCGCGCTCGCGCAGGCCCGCAGGGTCGACGCCGACGTCAAGGCGGGCAAGACCGTCTCGCCGCTGGCCGGTGTGCCGCTCGCGCTCAAGGACGTCATGACCACCGAGGGGATCCCGACCACGGTCGGTTCCAAGATCCTCGAAGGCTGGCTGCCGCCGTACGACGCGACGGTGACGCGCAAGCTCAAGGAAGCCGGCGTCGTCATCCTCGGCAAGACGAACATGGACGAGTTCGCCATGGGTTCGTCGACCGAGAACTCGGCCTACGGGCCCACCCACAACCCGTGGGACCTCGACCGGATCCCCGGTGGTTCCGGTGGTGGCTCCTCGGCGTCGCTCGCCGCGTTCCAGGCGCCGCTCGCGATCGGCACCGACACCGGTGGCTCGATCCGCCAGCCCGGCGCGGTCACCGGCACCGTCGGCGTGAAGCCGACCTACGGTGGCGTGTCGCGCTACGGCCTCGTGGCGTTCTCGTCGAGCCTCGACCAGGCCGGTCCGTGTGCGCGCACGGTGCTCGACGCCGCGCTGCTGCACGAGGTCATCGCCGGCTACGACGAGATGGACTCCACGTCCATCAACGCGCCGGTGCCGCCCGTGGTCGCCGCCGCCCGCGAAGGCCTGTCCGGTGACCTGTCCGGCCTGCGCGTCGGCGTCGTCACGCAGTTCAGCGGTGAGGGCTACCAGCAGGGCGTGCTGCGCAGCTTCGAGGCCGCCGTGTCGCAGCTCAAGGAGCTCGGCGCGGAGATCGCGGACGTGTCGTGCCCGAGCTTCGACCACGCGCTGCCCGCCTACTACCTCATCGCGCCGAGCGAGTGCTCGTCGAACCTCGCCCGGTTCGACGCCATGCGCTACGGCCTGCGCGTCGGCGACGACGGCACGCGCAGCACCGAGGAGGTCATGTCGCTGACCCGCGAGGCCGGCTTCGGTCCCGAGGTCAAGCGCCGCATCATGATCGGCACGTACGCGCTGTCGTCGGGCTACTACGACGCCTACTACGGCTCGGCGCAGAAGGTCCGCACGCTCATCACGCAGGACTTCGCGAAGGCCTTCGAGAAGTTCGACGTGCTGATCTCGCCGACCACGCCGACCACGGCGTTCAAGATCGGTGAGCGCGCGAACGACCCGATGGCCATGTACAAGGCCGACCTCTGCACCATCCCGGCGAACCTCGCCGGCACCCCCGCCATGAGCGTGCCGAGCGGCCTGTCCGATGAGGACGGTCTGCCGGTCGGCCTGCAGATCATGGCTCCCGCACTGCAGGACCACCGCATGTACCGCGTGGCCGCCGCCTACGAGCTGGCGCGTGGCGCCTTTGGAGGGCCGTCGCTGTGA
- a CDS encoding CHAT domain-containing protein, translated as MPARALERAREMYQKGWTEQANFRFPPAIRLLKRALVHVDRAPDSPERTEVRARILYSLAKSIGEATGSDSYAELFDQARREIELLEDPWQRIILKGSADYNQGALIMRMGQPEQAVQWFDDFIDFTEDAMRTSPERIDTEWVQRLAACLTTRALANAAIRRRESAIADLQRVEDLSREHSLDNIYPYTVMALANIYKQSGDLVEALRRYEEAERIFRATEQLSVLAGVQLLHAECMLMVGMSDDVGRMLDEALPVLRQSKVSQETAEVEMYRASAALLDDQFDLARRMAKASMRKLEKRGSKWWMMAALIELWAHAMQVKRVTNSLVQKALTLSAHLEANHLLDEAWLAKVLAVRLELRRGRLVEGEELLQQLPGPRAVTPLEHRMQRRLVLAELALAKGDRRTALMHARKGLDELGLVRDQLGGLELVSATAVHGRELRDLAIRLALESSNARQVFVWLERTRAQTYRYEPQELVENPELAERIAEVRGLGRELMRAGLDGRPTTKLRAEIAKAQREANRLGWHAQRWGRTRPMATVTEVFAELGERAMVSFVVSRGEMVAVVLAGGRVRMVRLGAAGEALEGAQRLHFDLNALAPDHLPPPLVQVIGASARKQADVLDTLLVKPLVHLIGQRELVMVPTGSLYAVPWGVLPSLHGRPVTTAPSATAWLAATQAAEAGTDRVLLVRGPGLQFADGELDRLGAQHEKATVLAGEKATAGEVLAHLDGADLVHVAAHGEHENENALFSRLELFDGPLFAHELGRLRKPPAQVVLSACSLALNRIRPGDEALGFAGAMLAGGTRTVVAAASKVGDEASAAAMADYHRALVAGAAPAVALAEAMAKDPFRRPFLCLGSG; from the coding sequence ATGCCCGCTCGTGCCCTGGAGAGAGCGCGCGAGATGTACCAGAAGGGGTGGACGGAGCAGGCGAACTTCCGCTTCCCGCCCGCTATTCGACTTCTGAAGCGTGCACTCGTGCACGTCGATCGTGCCCCGGACAGTCCCGAACGGACTGAGGTTCGGGCCCGCATCCTCTACAGCCTTGCCAAGTCCATCGGCGAGGCGACCGGCTCCGACTCGTACGCCGAGCTGTTCGACCAGGCCCGCAGGGAGATCGAACTGCTGGAAGACCCGTGGCAGCGGATCATCCTGAAGGGCAGCGCCGACTACAACCAGGGCGCCTTGATCATGCGCATGGGCCAGCCGGAACAGGCGGTCCAGTGGTTCGACGACTTCATCGACTTCACCGAAGACGCAATGCGCACCTCGCCAGAGCGCATCGACACGGAGTGGGTGCAGCGGCTCGCGGCGTGCCTGACCACCAGGGCGCTGGCGAACGCGGCCATCCGCCGTCGCGAGTCCGCGATCGCCGACCTGCAGCGGGTCGAGGACCTCAGTCGCGAGCACAGCCTGGACAACATCTACCCGTACACGGTCATGGCGCTCGCCAACATCTACAAGCAGAGCGGCGATCTCGTCGAGGCCCTGCGCCGCTACGAGGAAGCCGAGCGCATCTTCCGCGCGACCGAACAGCTGTCGGTGCTCGCCGGGGTCCAGCTCCTGCACGCGGAGTGCATGCTCATGGTCGGTATGTCCGACGACGTCGGCCGGATGCTCGACGAGGCCTTGCCGGTGCTGCGCCAGTCGAAGGTCAGCCAGGAAACCGCCGAGGTCGAGATGTACCGGGCGTCGGCGGCCCTGTTGGACGACCAGTTCGACCTGGCCCGGCGGATGGCCAAGGCGTCCATGCGCAAGCTCGAGAAGCGTGGCAGCAAGTGGTGGATGATGGCCGCGCTGATCGAGCTCTGGGCGCACGCCATGCAGGTGAAGCGCGTGACGAACTCGTTGGTGCAGAAGGCGCTGACCCTGTCGGCGCACCTGGAGGCCAACCACCTGCTCGACGAAGCATGGCTCGCCAAGGTGCTCGCCGTCCGACTGGAACTGCGCAGGGGAAGGCTTGTCGAGGGCGAGGAGTTGCTGCAGCAGCTGCCCGGTCCCCGTGCGGTCACCCCGCTTGAGCACCGCATGCAACGCAGGCTCGTGCTCGCCGAGCTCGCCCTGGCCAAGGGGGATCGCCGCACCGCGCTGATGCACGCGCGCAAGGGGCTGGACGAGCTCGGACTGGTGCGTGACCAGCTCGGCGGGCTGGAGCTGGTGTCGGCGACGGCGGTGCACGGCCGGGAGCTGCGGGACCTCGCGATCAGGCTGGCGTTGGAGAGCAGCAACGCACGGCAGGTGTTCGTCTGGCTGGAGCGCACGCGTGCGCAGACCTACCGCTACGAACCCCAGGAGCTGGTCGAGAACCCCGAGCTGGCCGAGCGGATCGCCGAGGTGCGCGGTCTCGGGCGGGAGTTGATGCGTGCCGGTCTCGACGGCCGTCCCACGACCAAGCTGCGGGCCGAGATCGCCAAGGCGCAGCGGGAGGCGAACCGGCTCGGGTGGCACGCGCAGCGCTGGGGGCGGACTCGTCCGATGGCGACGGTCACCGAGGTGTTCGCCGAGCTGGGTGAACGCGCGATGGTCAGCTTTGTGGTCTCGCGCGGCGAGATGGTGGCCGTGGTGCTGGCGGGCGGCCGGGTGCGGATGGTGCGGCTTGGTGCTGCCGGTGAAGCGCTCGAAGGGGCGCAGCGGCTGCACTTCGACCTCAACGCGCTGGCTCCCGACCACCTGCCGCCGCCGTTGGTGCAGGTCATCGGCGCATCGGCGCGCAAGCAGGCGGACGTGCTGGACACCCTGCTCGTGAAGCCGCTCGTGCACCTCATCGGGCAGCGCGAGCTGGTCATGGTGCCGACGGGGTCGTTGTACGCGGTGCCGTGGGGGGTGTTGCCGAGCCTGCACGGACGGCCCGTCACGACCGCGCCGTCGGCCACCGCCTGGCTCGCCGCCACCCAGGCCGCGGAAGCCGGGACTGACCGGGTGTTGCTGGTGCGGGGACCGGGGTTGCAGTTCGCGGACGGGGAGCTGGACCGGTTGGGCGCGCAGCACGAGAAGGCGACCGTGCTGGCGGGCGAGAAGGCGACCGCGGGGGAGGTGCTCGCCCACCTCGACGGTGCGGACCTGGTGCACGTGGCGGCGCACGGGGAGCACGAGAACGAGAACGCGTTGTTCTCGCGGCTGGAGCTGTTCGACGGGCCGTTGTTCGCGCACGAGCTGGGACGGCTGCGCAAGCCACCGGCTCAGGTGGTGCTGTCGGCGTGCTCGCTCGCGTTGAACCGCATCCGGCCGGGTGACGAGGCGCTCGGGTTCGCCGGGGCGATGCTCGCCGGTGGCACGCGGACCGTGGTGGCGGCGGCCAGCAAGGTCGGCGACGAGGCGAGCGCGGCGGCGATGGCCGACTACCACCGGGCGCTGGTGGCGGGGGCGGCGCCGGCGGTCGCGCTGGCGGAGGCGATGGCGAAGGACCCGTTCCGCCGGCCGTTCCTCTGCCTGGGCTCCGGCTAG
- the gatC gene encoding Asp-tRNA(Asn)/Glu-tRNA(Gln) amidotransferase subunit GatC — protein sequence MPSISRDEVAHLAKLARLAVTDEELDLFAGQLDVILQSVASVGDIATADIPPTSHAVPLTNVFREDVVRPSLGQQQALSGAPDAEDGRFRVPRILGEEA from the coding sequence GTGCCCAGCATCTCCCGCGACGAGGTCGCGCACCTGGCGAAGCTCGCCAGGCTGGCCGTCACCGACGAAGAGCTCGACCTCTTCGCAGGCCAGCTCGACGTGATCCTCCAGTCGGTGGCGTCCGTCGGCGACATCGCCACGGCCGACATCCCGCCGACGTCGCACGCCGTTCCGCTGACCAACGTCTTCCGCGAGGACGTGGTCCGTCCGAGCCTCGGTCAGCAGCAGGCGCTTTCTGGCGCTCCTGACGCCGAGGACGGCCGGTTCCGCGTTCCCCGCATCCTTGGTGAGGAAGCATGA
- a CDS encoding M14 family zinc carboxypeptidase encodes MRRTLLAVLLAVTAAVAAPAAGTAQPTAPDRPASDREPGNGPERNDIAVLDQISAQRQVAALGENQADRYQGYPRRTTLRTFPENPADKAIKLGLAPYHALAPKLNALQRKSNRISVEVAGQSTLGRDLYLVTLTAPESPAQTRVQERFRATIEEGRTVPAGLYKAPIWINNNIHGDEWEGTDGALRVIEHLATSEDREVRNLLQRSRVYFNLSANPDGRVAGTRENANGFDLNRDFVTSSQPENRVMQDVVERTQPLMMLDEHGYVANTLIEPTTPPHGQNYDFDLYIKHGYEGGLRMEKAVQALGHPETAKPEIPFRDYPVGEWDGWAPIYTAQYAMYHGAVSYTIEIPMRVNRADYVNQPVAELQRRSRINTDVVEATIKTTLDYVDENRRSLIANQTEMFRRGAAGEAQRYIPDGFVPGFGPEDRFRTEFPRAYVITEDRSAPAAARLVDHLVRHDVRVERAQRPFTLGGQRYPAGSYVVDMHQPKRGLANVMLEQGSDISAKAPVMYDISGWSHRLLWGASVDVHKSGPFRFDGKPVVAAAPTGAVTAAPGADLALVLTDGKDVSAVNDLLARGLELKRQGDGTIVVPARDRQAAQEVAGRYGVRFTTAKPGGTALQRKVVAAAVSADELQVLRESGFEVRTISTAVLNAGFDWSRIDVLYVGSGLNYTQLNATAKASLDVFLQRGGVVTRGATGSRFNVDAKLLQATPVAGREDANGVVNVVNGTGPVGTGALPHSFVYSPQWFTNLGTGVTVEQRYGPTVIAAGHWRARDNGTGGQDAAAGQPAVVSGTSATGTRVVLFGTEPMFRNHPKGLYAQVARALFWTATR; translated from the coding sequence ATGCGCAGAACTCTGCTCGCTGTTCTCCTGGCGGTGACCGCGGCCGTCGCGGCGCCTGCCGCCGGAACGGCGCAACCGACCGCACCAGATCGTCCGGCCTCGGACCGTGAGCCCGGCAACGGGCCCGAGCGCAACGACATCGCAGTTCTCGACCAGATCAGCGCACAACGACAGGTCGCGGCCCTCGGCGAGAACCAGGCCGACCGGTACCAGGGCTACCCGCGCAGGACGACCCTGCGCACCTTCCCCGAGAACCCCGCCGACAAGGCGATCAAGCTCGGCCTCGCGCCGTACCACGCGCTCGCGCCGAAGCTGAACGCGTTGCAGCGCAAGAGCAACCGGATCTCCGTCGAGGTCGCCGGCCAGTCGACGCTCGGCCGCGACCTGTACCTCGTCACGCTCACCGCACCGGAGAGCCCCGCGCAGACCCGTGTCCAGGAACGGTTCCGCGCCACCATCGAGGAGGGCCGCACCGTCCCCGCCGGCCTCTACAAGGCGCCGATCTGGATCAACAACAACATCCACGGCGACGAGTGGGAGGGCACCGACGGCGCCCTGCGGGTGATCGAGCACCTGGCCACCAGCGAGGACCGCGAGGTCAGGAACCTGTTGCAGCGCAGCAGGGTCTACTTCAACCTCAGCGCGAACCCGGACGGCCGCGTCGCCGGCACGCGGGAGAACGCCAACGGGTTCGACCTCAACCGCGACTTCGTCACGAGCTCCCAGCCGGAGAACCGGGTGATGCAGGACGTCGTCGAGCGCACCCAGCCGTTGATGATGCTGGACGAGCACGGCTACGTGGCGAACACGCTGATCGAGCCGACCACGCCGCCGCACGGCCAGAACTACGACTTCGACCTGTACATCAAGCACGGCTACGAAGGTGGCCTGCGGATGGAGAAGGCCGTGCAGGCGCTCGGGCACCCGGAGACCGCGAAGCCGGAGATCCCGTTCCGGGACTACCCGGTCGGCGAGTGGGACGGCTGGGCGCCGATCTACACCGCGCAGTACGCGATGTACCACGGTGCCGTCTCGTACACGATCGAGATCCCGATGCGGGTGAACCGGGCCGACTACGTCAACCAGCCGGTGGCGGAGCTGCAGCGGCGGTCGCGGATCAACACCGACGTCGTCGAGGCCACCATCAAGACCACGCTCGACTACGTGGACGAGAACCGGCGCAGCCTGATCGCGAACCAGACGGAGATGTTCCGCCGCGGTGCCGCCGGTGAGGCCCAGCGGTACATCCCGGACGGGTTCGTGCCCGGCTTCGGCCCGGAGGACCGGTTCCGCACCGAGTTCCCGCGCGCGTACGTGATCACCGAGGACCGCTCGGCGCCCGCCGCTGCGCGGCTCGTCGACCACCTGGTCAGGCACGACGTCCGGGTCGAGCGGGCCCAGAGGCCGTTCACGCTGGGCGGTCAGCGCTATCCGGCCGGGTCGTACGTCGTCGACATGCACCAGCCCAAGCGCGGCCTCGCGAACGTGATGCTGGAACAGGGCAGCGACATCTCCGCCAAGGCGCCGGTCATGTACGACATCTCCGGCTGGAGCCACCGCCTGCTGTGGGGCGCGTCGGTCGACGTCCACAAGTCCGGCCCGTTCCGGTTCGACGGCAAGCCCGTCGTGGCCGCGGCGCCGACCGGTGCCGTCACCGCCGCACCCGGCGCGGACCTCGCGCTGGTCCTCACCGACGGCAAGGACGTCAGCGCCGTCAACGACCTGCTGGCCCGCGGGCTGGAGCTGAAGCGCCAGGGCGACGGCACGATCGTCGTCCCCGCACGTGACCGGCAGGCCGCGCAGGAGGTCGCCGGCCGCTACGGCGTGCGGTTCACCACCGCCAAGCCGGGCGGGACGGCGCTGCAGCGCAAGGTGGTCGCCGCCGCGGTGTCCGCCGACGAGCTGCAGGTGCTGCGCGAGTCCGGGTTCGAGGTCCGCACGATCTCCACGGCCGTGCTGAACGCGGGCTTCGACTGGTCGCGGATCGACGTGCTGTACGTGGGTTCCGGCCTGAACTACACCCAGCTCAACGCTACCGCCAAGGCTTCGTTGGACGTGTTCCTGCAGCGTGGCGGCGTCGTGACCCGCGGCGCGACCGGCAGCAGGTTCAACGTGGACGCGAAGCTGCTGCAGGCCACCCCGGTCGCGGGCCGGGAGGACGCGAACGGCGTGGTGAACGTCGTCAACGGCACCGGTCCGGTCGGGACGGGCGCGTTGCCGCACTCGTTCGTCTACTCCCCGCAGTGGTTCACGAACCTCGGCACGGGCGTGACGGTCGAGCAGCGCTACGGCCCCACGGTGATCGCCGCGGGCCACTGGCGCGCCCGCGACAACGGCACCGGCGGCCAGGACGCCGCCGCCGGCCAGCCCGCCGTCGTCTCCGGCACCTCGGCCACCGGCACGCGAGTCGTCCTCTTCGGCACCGAACCGATGTTCCGCAACCACCCGAAGGGCCTCTACGCCCAGGTGGCCCGCGCCCTCTTCTGGACCGCCACCCGCTAG
- the gatB gene encoding Asp-tRNA(Asn)/Glu-tRNA(Gln) amidotransferase subunit GatB, translated as MTSLVELMDYDEVVEKYDPVLGLEVHVELHTNTKMFCGCANAFGGEPNTNTCPTCLGLPGSLPVVNAKAVESAIRIGLALNCEIAEWCRFARKNYFYPDMPKNFQTSQYDEPIAFNGWLDVTLDDGEVLRVEIERAHMEEDTGKSLHVGGATGRIHGAEHSLLDYNRAGVPLIEIVTKMIPGTKERAPEVARAYVTALRDLLKALDVSDVRMDQGSLRCDANVSLSPKTTGALGTRTETKNVNSLRSVERAVRFEMTRQAAVLASGGEVTQETRHFDESSGTTSPGRKKETAEDYRYFPEPDLVPIAPSREWVEELRGTLPELPWERRARIQKDWNLTDEVLRDLVNAGALDLIEATVVAGAKPDEARSWWVSYLAQQANTRGVELSGLPITPADVARVIELVNSGALTNKLAREAVNGVLEGEGSPDDVVEKRGLKVVSDDSALEKAVDEALAAQPDVAQKIRDGKVQAAGAIVGAVMKATKGQADAARVREIIIARCS; from the coding sequence ATGACCTCTCTCGTTGAGCTGATGGACTACGACGAGGTCGTCGAGAAGTACGACCCCGTCCTGGGTCTTGAGGTGCACGTCGAGCTGCACACGAACACGAAGATGTTCTGCGGCTGCGCCAACGCCTTCGGCGGCGAGCCGAACACGAACACCTGCCCGACCTGCCTGGGCCTGCCCGGCTCGCTGCCCGTGGTCAACGCCAAGGCGGTCGAGTCCGCGATCCGCATCGGCCTCGCGCTGAACTGCGAGATCGCCGAGTGGTGCCGGTTCGCGCGGAAGAACTACTTCTACCCGGACATGCCGAAGAACTTCCAGACGTCGCAGTACGACGAGCCGATCGCCTTCAACGGCTGGCTCGACGTGACGCTGGACGACGGCGAGGTCCTCCGGGTCGAGATCGAGCGCGCGCACATGGAGGAGGACACCGGCAAGTCGCTGCACGTCGGTGGCGCCACCGGCCGCATCCACGGCGCCGAGCACTCGCTGCTCGACTACAACCGCGCCGGCGTGCCGCTGATCGAGATCGTCACGAAGATGATCCCGGGCACCAAGGAGCGCGCTCCCGAGGTCGCCCGCGCGTACGTGACGGCGTTGCGCGACCTGCTCAAGGCGCTCGACGTGTCCGACGTCCGCATGGACCAGGGCTCGCTGCGCTGCGACGCGAACGTGTCGCTGTCGCCGAAGACCACCGGCGCGCTGGGCACCCGCACCGAGACCAAGAACGTCAACTCGCTGCGCAGCGTCGAGCGCGCCGTGCGCTTCGAGATGACGCGCCAGGCCGCGGTGCTCGCCTCCGGCGGCGAGGTGACCCAGGAGACCCGTCACTTCGACGAGTCGTCCGGCACCACCTCGCCCGGCCGCAAGAAGGAGACGGCGGAGGACTACCGCTACTTCCCCGAGCCGGACCTGGTCCCGATCGCGCCGTCGCGCGAGTGGGTCGAGGAGCTCCGCGGCACCCTGCCCGAGCTGCCCTGGGAGCGCCGCGCGCGCATCCAGAAGGACTGGAACCTCACCGACGAGGTCCTGCGCGACCTGGTCAACGCCGGTGCGCTCGACCTCATCGAGGCCACCGTCGTCGCGGGCGCGAAGCCGGACGAGGCCCGCTCCTGGTGGGTGTCCTACCTCGCGCAACAGGCCAACACCCGCGGCGTCGAGCTGTCCGGCCTGCCCATCACGCCTGCCGACGTGGCTCGCGTGATCGAGCTGGTCAACTCCGGTGCGCTCACCAACAAGCTCGCCCGCGAGGCCGTCAACGGCGTCCTCGAGGGCGAGGGCTCCCCGGACGACGTCGTCGAGAAGCGCGGCCTGAAGGTCGTCTCGGACGACTCGGCGCTCGAGAAGGCCGTCGACGAGGCCCTGGCCGCCCAGCCCGACGTCGCGCAGAAGATCCGCGACGGCAAGGTCCAGGCCGCCGGTGCGATCGTGGGCGCCGTCATGAAGGCGACGAAAGGCCAGGCGGACGCCGCACGTGTGCGCGAGATCATCATTGCGCGTTGTAGCTGA
- a CDS encoding 3-keto-5-aminohexanoate cleavage protein codes for MLQACLNGSRTAQEHPALPLSPERLAEDAADVAALGVTSVHFHPRDVIGAPTLVGPEVATTIATVRAAVPGIEIGVSTDVDGSRTTLVASWAPLATGRPDIASVRAGAPGWREVVEALHRVNVAVELVVDSPAAAQLVRDVERVARLRVTATRANVAELLAHVEPLNRPILLHGRDDEAWPLLDHAGRLEHSTRMGLADTLELPDGRTAKNNVELVAMARKSLRTKAPQ; via the coding sequence GTGCTGCAAGCCTGTCTGAACGGCTCCCGCACCGCGCAGGAGCACCCGGCCCTGCCGTTGAGCCCCGAGCGGCTGGCCGAGGACGCCGCCGACGTCGCCGCGCTCGGTGTGACCTCCGTGCACTTCCACCCGAGGGACGTCATCGGTGCGCCGACGCTCGTCGGACCCGAGGTCGCCACCACGATCGCCACGGTCAGGGCGGCGGTGCCCGGCATCGAGATCGGGGTGTCCACCGACGTCGACGGGTCGCGCACCACGCTGGTCGCCAGCTGGGCGCCGCTCGCGACCGGACGGCCGGACATCGCCTCCGTGCGGGCCGGCGCGCCGGGCTGGCGGGAGGTCGTCGAGGCGCTGCACCGGGTCAACGTCGCCGTCGAGCTCGTGGTCGACAGCCCGGCCGCCGCCCAGCTGGTGCGGGACGTGGAGCGCGTGGCGCGGCTGAGGGTCACCGCGACCCGCGCGAACGTCGCGGAGCTGCTCGCCCACGTCGAACCGCTCAACCGGCCGATCCTGCTGCACGGCAGGGACGACGAGGCCTGGCCGCTGCTCGACCACGCCGGTCGCCTGGAACACAGCACGCGGATGGGCCTCGCGGACACGCTGGAGCTCCCCGACGGGCGCACGGCCAAGAACAACGTCGAGCTCGTCGCGATGGCCCGCAAGTCGCTGCGGACCAAGGCACCGCAGTAG